The Thalassotalea nanhaiensis genome has a window encoding:
- a CDS encoding sulfotransferase family 2 domain-containing protein has translation MNNFIHNLKFKINIYRRYRYWNKANCIFIHVPKAAGTSINLALYGKTLDHYSALEIKDKFPTLFSNCYKFSFVRNPWARALSAYKFAKVEKTESMGIRSPEQYRITEFDSFESFVKTWLKYKDPLEIDFVFQPQFRFLYDDAGDLLVDFIGKVENLDSDMEVVQRKLGMEIEVSHSNKTESMSNYRDAYVDDEMIEIIRTKYKKDIELFNYEF, from the coding sequence ATGAATAACTTTATTCATAACCTCAAATTTAAAATTAATATTTATCGACGATACAGATATTGGAATAAAGCAAATTGTATATTTATTCATGTACCTAAAGCAGCAGGCACAAGTATTAATTTAGCTTTATATGGTAAAACTCTAGACCATTATAGTGCTTTAGAAATTAAAGATAAGTTTCCTACACTATTTTCAAATTGTTATAAGTTTTCTTTTGTGAGGAACCCTTGGGCGAGAGCTCTATCTGCGTACAAATTTGCCAAAGTTGAAAAGACGGAATCAATGGGGATCAGATCTCCTGAACAATATAGGATAACTGAATTTGATTCTTTTGAATCTTTTGTCAAAACTTGGTTGAAATATAAGGACCCTCTGGAAATCGACTTTGTTTTTCAACCTCAATTTAGATTTTTATATGACGACGCTGGTGACTTATTGGTTGATTTTATTGGAAAGGTTGAAAATTTAGATTCTGATATGGAAGTTGTTCAGAGAAAGCTAGGTATGGAAATAGAGGTTTCCCATTCCAACAAAACTGAAAGCATGAGCAATTATAGAGACGCATACGTAGATGATGAAATGATCGAGATTATAAGAACTAAATATAAAAAAGATATAGAGCTATTTAACTATGAGTTTTGA
- a CDS encoding glycosyltransferase family 4 protein — protein sequence MSFEKNIRVLHILSSPSAGGAEVYVKDLISNLKVKGQNVALLFISTSEEVNRSPEYQKSFIEYLGNEDIPFYFLKSGGRRNLIIGAKSFKRAIQYFKPDIIHSHLLSGVIYSFLYARKIPLVYTHHNTVIDTNEVLFRMLMNACKGFIGISEVCTNYLKSYLPKEKPLKTIYNSVDQNRLILKDYKKQKNDFDVVEVLAVGRLQEQKNYPLLLDAINIVNEKTKYRFKVSIAGEGYPEIKQLIKNKIKEFNLSEVVYLLGNRTDIPKLMHDSDIFIMSSAWEGLPIALIEAQITGLPAIVTDVGGCKEVIERTKGGQVVEPDKPDALASALIQLIEDKKTRESQGESSQSNIEVFDINYSAQEHLEFYHFILSSNN from the coding sequence ATGAGTTTTGAAAAAAATATACGTGTTTTACATATTTTATCTTCACCTTCTGCTGGAGGCGCTGAGGTTTATGTAAAAGACCTCATATCAAATCTAAAGGTGAAGGGGCAAAATGTTGCTTTGCTATTTATATCAACCTCTGAAGAAGTTAATCGAAGCCCTGAATACCAAAAAAGTTTCATAGAATATTTAGGTAATGAAGATATACCATTTTACTTTTTAAAAAGTGGAGGTCGCCGAAACCTAATTATTGGAGCTAAATCTTTCAAAAGAGCTATACAATATTTTAAACCCGACATTATACACTCCCATTTATTATCAGGGGTGATATATTCTTTTCTTTATGCTCGAAAAATCCCTCTCGTTTATACTCATCACAATACTGTGATTGACACAAATGAGGTTTTGTTTCGCATGTTGATGAATGCATGCAAGGGATTTATAGGTATTTCTGAAGTTTGTACTAATTACTTAAAGTCATACTTGCCCAAAGAAAAACCATTGAAAACAATATATAACTCTGTTGATCAAAATAGGCTCATATTAAAGGACTATAAAAAGCAAAAAAATGATTTTGATGTAGTTGAAGTTCTTGCGGTCGGGCGACTACAGGAACAAAAAAATTACCCCTTATTACTTGACGCTATCAATATTGTTAATGAAAAAACTAAGTATAGATTCAAGGTTTCGATTGCTGGTGAAGGTTACCCAGAGATAAAACAGTTAATTAAAAACAAAATAAAAGAATTCAACTTGAGTGAGGTTGTCTATTTATTAGGAAATAGAACCGACATTCCTAAATTAATGCATGATTCTGATATTTTTATTATGTCTTCGGCTTGGGAAGGGTTACCTATAGCATTAATTGAAGCACAGATCACAGGCTTACCTGCGATTGTGACAGATGTGGGAGGATGTAAAGAAGTTATAGAAAGAACGAAAGGTGGACAAGTTGTCGAGCCTGATAAGCCAGACGCATTAGCTAGTGCTTTAATTCAATTAATTGAGGACAAAAAAACTAGGGAGTCGCAAGGAGAGTCATCCCAAAGTAACATCGAAGTATTCGATATAAATTACTCTGCTCAAGAGCATTTAGAGTTCTATCACTTTATTTTATCGTCAAATAATTAA
- a CDS encoding NAD-dependent epimerase/dehydratase family protein yields MEFKKILIVGNQGTFFKDTISALGKHSEFSINAYDASDLINNEEILKEFNGAETMLYISGETRHLNKMNQLNIELPSMLLDLCEQHGCNFLYLSSLAVFGWVVNDICNLNSSRNFICEYGRTKNAFDTIVKSKSCENTIQVGGVYPASIYSNNGRSAIDKFERLFNKIPLLKCFKFQGNISYIERKILIEKLIYKIKHSDYSDEILSNHKTLSDFSNRRAIPVPKLPQFIFDFSKKLLGAKKALLLKLIFRGVIYK; encoded by the coding sequence GTGGAATTTAAAAAGATATTGATAGTTGGTAATCAAGGAACATTTTTCAAAGATACAATTAGTGCACTTGGCAAACATAGTGAATTTTCAATAAACGCATATGATGCTTCTGATTTAATTAATAATGAAGAAATATTAAAAGAATTTAATGGTGCGGAAACAATGCTTTATATTTCAGGTGAAACACGGCACTTGAATAAAATGAATCAACTTAATATTGAGCTACCTTCAATGCTATTGGATTTATGTGAACAACATGGATGCAACTTTCTCTATTTGAGTTCTCTCGCAGTATTTGGTTGGGTTGTGAATGATATTTGCAATTTAAATTCTTCTAGGAATTTTATTTGTGAGTATGGTCGAACTAAAAATGCTTTTGATACAATTGTAAAAAGTAAAAGTTGTGAGAATACTATTCAAGTTGGCGGTGTTTACCCTGCTTCGATTTATTCAAACAATGGTAGAAGTGCTATTGATAAATTTGAACGATTATTTAATAAAATACCATTGTTAAAATGTTTTAAATTTCAAGGGAATATATCGTATATTGAAAGAAAAATTTTAATTGAAAAACTAATTTATAAAATAAAACACTCAGATTATTCAGATGAGATTTTATCTAATCATAAAACTCTTAGCGACTTTTCAAATCGAAGGGCTATCCCTGTACCTAAATTACCACAGTTTATTTTCGATTTTTCAAAAAAACTTTTAGGAGCTAAAAAAGCGCTTTTGTTAAAACTTATCTTTAGAGGGGTTATATATAAGTGA
- a CDS encoding glycosyltransferase family 4 protein: MIKVGLIASSPATFKAFILPFINALEKEYQVHVIANFNAQEMNELFSKNIIMHPLELERNPNPIKDLIVLFKLNKILRDNKINIVHTFTPKAGLIGQLASYFSGAKFRFHTFTGQVWATQKGWKREVLKLFDKLIANLATYTLVDSPSQKDFLLKNKIIKEHKSKVLGEGSISGVNLTKFQHSVEERYALREKLGLSCEQFVFLFAGRLKKEKGVPELLAAFKKLIQKYEATLVIVGVDEENLLPALNDTPNVIFCGFSSNINHYFSMADLLCLPSHREGFGNVVIEAAACGLPTLASNIYGLSDAIEDGYSGVLHQVKNVQSIYSNMVKLITDRERLHSFSINGLKRVESKFSEPIIVKEFVDFYSSEIRDNRRTNV, from the coding sequence ATGATAAAAGTAGGACTTATTGCTTCATCACCAGCTACATTTAAAGCGTTTATTTTACCATTTATTAATGCTCTTGAAAAAGAGTATCAAGTTCATGTTATTGCAAATTTTAATGCGCAAGAAATGAATGAATTGTTTTCTAAGAATATTATTATGCATCCGTTGGAGTTGGAGAGAAATCCTAATCCGATTAAAGATTTGATTGTTTTGTTTAAACTTAATAAAATTTTAAGAGATAATAAAATAAATATTGTGCATACTTTTACTCCTAAAGCTGGTTTGATTGGGCAACTAGCTAGTTATTTTTCAGGCGCAAAATTTCGGTTTCATACATTTACTGGCCAAGTTTGGGCGACTCAAAAAGGATGGAAAAGAGAAGTACTTAAATTATTTGATAAGTTAATAGCAAATCTCGCAACTTATACCTTGGTTGATAGCCCTTCTCAAAAAGACTTTTTATTAAAGAATAAAATCATTAAAGAACACAAGAGTAAAGTATTAGGCGAAGGCTCAATATCAGGAGTAAATTTAACTAAATTTCAGCATTCAGTTGAAGAACGATACGCGTTAAGAGAAAAGTTAGGTTTATCATGTGAGCAGTTTGTTTTCTTATTTGCTGGTCGATTAAAGAAAGAAAAAGGTGTTCCGGAACTTTTAGCTGCTTTTAAAAAACTTATACAGAAATATGAGGCTACCTTAGTTATAGTTGGAGTGGATGAAGAGAACCTTTTACCTGCGTTAAATGATACTCCAAATGTAATTTTTTGCGGATTTTCAAGTAATATAAATCATTATTTTTCTATGGCTGATTTACTATGCCTACCTAGTCACCGTGAAGGTTTTGGCAATGTTGTTATTGAAGCTGCTGCATGTGGATTACCAACTTTAGCCTCTAATATTTATGGATTATCTGATGCTATTGAGGATGGGTATTCAGGTGTATTGCATCAAGTCAAAAATGTACAATCAATTTACAGTAATATGGTTAAATTAATTACAGATAGGGAAAGACTTCATTCATTTAGTATAAATGGACTAAAGAGGGTTGAATCTAAGTTTTCAGAACCAATTATTGTGAAAGAATTTGTGGATTTTTATAGCAGTGAAATAAGAGATAATAGGCGAACTAATGTTTAA
- a CDS encoding sugar transferase, which translates to MFKRPLDIIVSFFALVLLSPVILLVAWKISKNLGKPVLFRQKRPGFNGDIFEMTKFRSMRDAVDESGNELPDSERLTPFGEKLRASSLDELPGLWNVLKGDMSLVGPRPLLVEYLPLYSSEQARRHEVRPGITGWAQVNGRNALSWEDKFKLDVWYVDNQSLWLDIKILFLTIKKVFVKEGISADGEVTMSRFTGNNNQSE; encoded by the coding sequence ATGTTTAAGCGTCCACTCGATATTATTGTTTCATTTTTTGCTTTAGTTCTATTGTCCCCAGTTATTTTATTAGTTGCCTGGAAAATAAGTAAGAATTTGGGTAAACCAGTTCTATTTCGTCAAAAGCGTCCAGGTTTTAATGGTGATATTTTTGAAATGACTAAGTTTCGCTCAATGCGAGATGCTGTTGATGAGTCTGGAAATGAATTACCAGACTCTGAGCGCTTAACGCCATTTGGTGAAAAGCTTCGAGCTTCTAGCTTGGATGAGTTACCGGGGCTTTGGAATGTACTTAAGGGCGATATGAGTTTGGTTGGTCCTCGCCCATTACTTGTAGAGTATTTACCTTTGTATAGTTCAGAACAAGCTCGTCGTCATGAAGTACGACCTGGTATTACTGGTTGGGCACAGGTTAATGGTCGTAATGCGTTATCATGGGAAGATAAATTTAAATTAGATGTTTGGTATGTAGATAATCAAAGTTTATGGTTAGATATTAAAATATTATTTTTAACTATTAAAAAGGTATTCGTTAAAGAAGGTATTTCTGCTGATGGTGAAGTAACCATGAGTAGGTTTACCGGTAACAATAATCAAAGTGAATAA